In Streptomyces sp. 71268, the DNA window TCGGCCCGGCGCGGCGCGGACGCCGTCGAGGACACCGAGCAGAGCCTGGGCGGCGAGGACTTCTCCTGGTACCTGGAGCACGTTCCGGGCGCGATGGCCAGGCTCGGGGTGCGCCGCGTCGGCGACACCACCCGCCGCGACCTGCACGCCGGGGACTTCGACGTGGACGAGGAGGCCATCGAGGTGGGAGTGGAGCTGTTCACGGCCGCCGCTTTGCTCGATCGCAACCTTCCGTAGGGCCGCCGTAGACGGGATCGTCGCGGCAGGTTCGCGACGATCCGATAACGGCTTACTGACTCCCCTTTTCTGCGGTTCTACGCGCGTTACGATGCGGCGGAAATCAGCGCCACAGATGGCGCTTCGAGTGAAGGGGACCCTCGTGCGCCGGGCATCCAAGATCGCCGTCGCGGGCATCGCTACCGCGGCTCTCGCCTTCTCCGCCACCGCGTGTGGCAGCAGTTCGGAAGAAGGGGACAAGGACAAGGGCATCGGCCTGGCGTATGACGTCGGCGGCCGGGGCGACCACTCCTTCAACGACTCCGCGGCCAAGGGCTTCGACAAGGCGAAGAAGGACCTCAAGGTGGGCGGCAAGGAGATGACCGCCAAGAACACCGACACCGAGGCCGACCGCTACCAGAAGCTCGCCGACCTCGCCGAGGCCGGCTACAACCCGGTCATCGGCGTCGGCTACGCCTACACCCCCTCGCTCGCCAAGGCGGCCAAGAAGTACAAGGACACCGACTTCGCCATCGTCGACTCGGTGGTCGAGGCCAAGAACGTGGCCAGCCTGGTCTCCGCCGAGCAGGAGGGCTCCTACCTGGCCGGCGTCGCCGCCGCGCTGAAGAGCAAGTCCGGCAAGGTCGGCTTCATCGGCGGCACCAACAGCGCGCTGATCAAGAAGTTCGCCGCGGGCTACGTGCAGGGCGTCAAGGAGACCAACCCGAAGGCGACGGTGGACGTCCAGTGGGTCACCCCGGGCAGCACCGACGGCTTCGGCCTGCCCGACCGCGGTAAGGACATCGCCGAGGGCATGCTCGACAAGAACATCGACGTCATCTACTCGGCGGCGGGCGGTTCGGGCTCCGGCGCCATCGAGGCCACCGCCAAGAAGAAGGGCGCCTGGTCGATCGGCGTCGACGGCGACCAGTACTACGAAAAGGGCCTGGCCGACTACAAGAACTCCATCCTCACCTCGGTGGTGAAGAACGTGGACGGCTCCGTCTACGACTTCATCGTCAGCGTCCTGAAGGACAAGAAGGCGATGACCGGCGTTCAGACGTACGACCTCAAGCAGGGTGGCGTCTCCCTCTCGTACTCCGGCGGCTTCCTCGACGACATCAAGCCGAAGATCGAAGAGACCAAGAAGAAGATCATCGCGGGCGACATCAAGGTGAAGTCCACCTACGCGGGCTGACCCGCACCCAGGCCGCGAGGCCGTTGCACCGGGCCTGGAGGAAGCCGCGTCGCCGCTGCTTTCTCCGGGCCCTTCCCCTGGGGCGCGGCCTCCCGCTCCCCGCGGGGCCGCCACCACCCCACCCTCTGGAGTCGCCATCAAAGCCGCCAGCGCCCCCACGGGCGAGCCACCCGCCGGCGAGGAACATCCCTACGCCGTAGAACTCCGCGGAATCACCAAGCGGTTCCCCGGCGTCGTCGCCAACCACGACATCGACATCTCGGTCCGCCGCGGCACCGTGCACGCCCTCGTCGGCGAGAACGGCGCGGGCAAGTCGACCCTGATGAAGATCCTCTACGGGATGCAGCGGCCCGACGAGGGCACCATCGCCCTCCACGGCGAACAGGTCGAACTGCACTCCCCGGCCGACGCCATCGCGCGCCGCGTGGGCATGGTGCACCAGCACTTCATGCTCGCCGACTACCTGACCGTCCTGGAGAACATCGTCCTCGGCGCCGAGAAGCTGCACGGCATCGGGGCCAGGGCGCGCGCCAGGGTGCGCGAGATCTCCGAGGCGTACGGGCTCGGCGTGCGGCCCGACGCGCTGGTGGAGGACCTCGGCGTCGCCGACCGGCAGCGGGTGGAGATCCTCAAGGTGCTCTACCGCGGGGCCCGCGTCCTCATCCTGGACGAGCCGACCGCGGTGCTGGTGCCGCAGGAGGTCGACGCGCTCTTCGACAACCTGCGCGAGCTGACCGCCGAGGGCCTGACCGTCATCTTCATCTCGCACAAGCTGGGCGAGGTGCTGTCGGTCGCCGACGACATCACCGTCATCCGGCGCGGCACCACCGTCGCCTCCGTCGAGCCGAGCCAGACCACGGCCAAGCAACTCGCGGAGCTGATGGTCGGCAGCGAGCTGCCCTCGCCGCAGACCTGCGAGTCGACCGTCACCGACGTGGAGTTGCTGCGCGTCGCCGACCTGCGGCTGAGCGCCGTCGACGCGGACGGCGTGAGCCGCCCCGTACTCGACGGCATCGACCTCACCATCCACAAGGGCGAGGTCCTCGGCATCGCCGGCGTCGAGGGCAACGGGCAGGCCGAACTCGTCGAGGCCATCATGGGCATGCGCGACCCCGACGGCGGCACCATCACGCTGGACGGGCGGGACATCTCGCACGCCCCCACCCGCGCCCGCCGCGAGGGCGGCATCGGCTACATCCCCGAGGACCGGCACCGGCACGCGCTGCTGCTCGAGGCCCCGCTGTGGGAGAACCGCATCCTCGGGCACGTCACCGAGGCCCCCAACAGCCGAGGTTGGCTGCTCGACCCGAGGGCCGCGCGGCGCGACACCGAGCGCATCGTCGCCGAGTACGACGTGCGCACCCCCGGCATCGAGGTGACGGCCGCCTCGCTGTCCGGCGGCAACCAGCAGAAGCTCATCGTCGGCCGGGAGATGAGCCACCTGCCCAAGCTGCTCATCGCCGCCCACCCCACGCGCGGCGTGGACGTCGGCGCGCAGGCCCAGATCTGGGACCAGATCCGCGCCGCCCGCGGCGAGGGCCTCGCGGTGCTGCTGATCTCGGCCGACCTGGACGAGCTGATCGGCCTGTCCGACACGCTGCGGGTGATGTACCGAGGCCGGCTGGTGGCCGACGCCGACCCCGCCTCGATCACCCCCGAGGAGCTGGGTTCGGCGATGACCGGCGCGGCCAGCGGCCACCTGGAGCACCCCACCGACGGGCCGGGAGAGGGCCGATGAAGAAGTTCGACAAGGAGCGGGTGCTGCTGGCGATCGCCGCGCCCGCCCTCGCCCTGGTCGCCGCGTTCACGGTGACCGCCCTGGTGCTGCTCGCCACGGGCAAGGAGCCGTTCAACGCCTTCGGCGTGATGTTCGAGTACGGCAGCAAGGCCGACAGCCAGGTCTACATCCTCAACAAGGCCACCACGTACTACCTGGCCGGCCTCGCCGTCGCCATCGGCTTCCGGATGAACCTGTTCAACATCGGCGTGGACGGCCAGTACCGGCTCTCCGCCTTCATCGCGGCAGCCGCCGGCGGCGCGATGAACCTGCCGGGCCTGGTGCAGATCCCGCTGATCATCCTGGTGGCCATGCTGGTCGGCGCCATGTGGGCCTCGATCGCCGGACTGCTCAAGGTCTACCGAGGCGTCAGCGAGGTCATCAGCACCATCATGCTGAACTCGCTGGCCACCGCCCTGATCAGCTACCTGCTCGTGGACGGCCGGCTCGGCGTGCTCGACCCCGACACCAACATCGTCTCGACCGAGCCGCTGCCCGAGTCCAGCCACTTCTTCACCATCCCGGCCGGCGGCGACCTCGACCCCGTCTGGGGCTTCCTGGTGGTGGCCGTGCTCGCCGGGTTCGCGTTCTGGTTCGTCCTCGGCCGCACCCGGTTCGGCTTCGACCTGCGCTCGGTGGGCCGCTCCGAGCCCGCGGCGCAGGCCAGCGGCGTGGGCGTCAAGCGCATGATCGTCACCAGCATGGTGCTCTCCGGCGCGATGGCGGGCCTGGTCGGCATGCCGACCGTGCTCAACGACACGCACCAGTTCACCGCCGACTTCCCGCTCGGCGTCGGCTTCACCGGCATCGCCGTGGCCCTCCTCGGCCGCAACCACCCGGTCGGCATCGCGCTCGGCGCCCTGCTGTGGGGCTTCCTGGAACGCGGCGCCAACCGGCTGGAGTTCGAGGGGTACGACAAGGAGATCGTCGGCGTGATGCAGGGCGTGATCGTGCTGTGCGTCGTCATCGCGTACGAACTGGTGCGCCGCTTCGGCATCAAGCGCCAGCAGCAGCGGGTGGGCGCCGAACTCGCCCAGCAGGCCGTCAATCTCACCAAGCGGGAGGTGGCCCAGTGAGCGGCGCCCCGACTCTCACCAAGACCCCGAAGGGCCCGCCCGGCGCCTCCCGGACCGCCGGCGGACGGCTGTCCTTCGCCAAGGTGCTGCTGATCATCGCGGGCGCCCTGATCACGCTGTCGGTGGTCCGCGAGATCATCGACCAGGTCGCCTCGGGCCAGACCCCCGCGTTCAACAACATCACCTCATCCGGCCAGATCGCCGCCGGCCTGTCCATGGCCGTGCCCATCGGCCTCGCCGGCCTCGGCGGGCTGTGGGCCGAGCGGGCCGGCGTGGTCAACATCGGGCTTGAGGGCATGATGATCCTCGGCACCTTCTTCGGTGCCTGGGCCGGCTACCAGTGGGGGCCGTGGACCGGCGTGCTGGCCGGGGTGCTCGGCGGCGCGATCGGCGGCCTGGTGCACGCGGTGGCCACGGTCACCTTCGGCGTGGACCACATCATCTCCGGCGTGGCCATCAACATCCTGGCCCTGGGCGCCACGTCGTACCTGGCCAAGCGCTGGTTCGAGCCGCTGGCCGACGAGGGCGGCAGCCCCAAGCAGTCGCCGCAGGTCGACGACATCCAGCAGTTCACCGTGCCAGGTCTTGCCGACTGGTTGGCCGACCTGGAGAAGCACCACTGGTTCCTGGTCTCCGACGTGGCCGGCATCCTCGGCGGCCTGGTCACCGACATCTCGGCGCTGACCGTGCTGGCCATCGCCCTGTTCGCCGGCACCTTCCTGGTGTTGTGGAAGACCTCGTTCGGGCTACGGCTGCGCTCCTGCGGCGAGAACCCGACCGCCGCCGAGTCGCTCGGCGTCAACGTCTACTTCTACAAGTACGCGGCGGTCGTCACCTCCGGCGCGCTGGCCGGCCTCGGCGGCGTCTTCCTCGCCCTGGTCCGCTCGCACATCTACAACGAGGGCCAGACCGGCGGCCGGGGCTACATCGGCCTGGCGGCCATGCTCTTCGGCAACTGGCGCCCCGGCGGCCTGGCCATGGGCGCGGGCCTGTTCGGCTACTCCGACGCGCTGCAACTGCGCAGCGGCGGCACCACCGTGCACGCCCTGATACTGCTCGTCGCGCTCGGCCTGCTGGCACTCGCCGTATGGCGACTGACCCGTCAGCACTACATCGCGGCGGGGCTGAGCGGCCTGGCCGCCGCGCTGCTGATCGTCTGGTACGCGATGACCGACTCCGTACCGAACGAGCTCGTCGGCGCCACGCCGTACATCGTCACCCTCCTGGTGATGGCCCTGGCGGCGCAACGGCTCCGCATGCCCAAGGCCAACAACAGGCCCTACCGAAGGGGACAGGGCGGATGACCGAAGCCCCCGACACCCTCGCCCCGCTCCCCGAGAGCGCCTGGCAGGAGCTGCGGCAGCGGGCCCGGGAGGCGATGTCCCGGGCCTACGCCCCCTACTCCGGCTTCCCGGTCGGGGCCGCCGCCCTGGTGGACGACGGCCGCACGGTCAGCGGCTGCAACGTCGAGAACGCCGCCTACGGGGTCGCGCTGTGTGCCGAATGCGGCCTGGTCTCCGCGCTGTTCGCGAGCGGCGGCGGCAGGCTGACCGCGTTCACCTGCTGCGACCGCGAGGGCCGGATCCTCATGCCGTGCGGTCGCTGCCGGCAGTTGCTGTGGGAACACGGCGGCCCGTGGCTCCGGATGGACACCGCCCGCGGCGTCCGCCCGCTGGCCGAACTCCTCCCGGACGCCTTCGGCGCCGCCGACCTCGAGCGCGCCGCCGCCCCCGGGCCCGGCGCCGACCCCGAACCGGGCGCCGAATCCGGTCCCGGCGCCGACCTCGAACGATAGGACCGCCCCGGACGTTGCACGGGCCAGTGGCCGTGCCACCTGCCTCGTCTCGACGCCCGGGGCGGCCGCCTGCACCCGACCGCGCGGCGGCCGGGGGCGCGCGCACCCCGCGCGCCCCCGCGCCACCCCCGCCCTGAAAGGCCCGCACGCCCATGGACGCCATCTCCGTCATCCGCGCCAAGCGCGACGGCCACCGCCTCACCGACGCCCAGATCGACTGGATCATCGACGCGTACACCCGTGGCGAGGTCGCCCACGAGCAGATGTCCGCGCTGGCCATGGCGATCTACCTGAACGGCATGAACCGCGCCGAGATCGCCCGCTGGACCGCCGCCATGATCGCCTCGGGCGAGCGGATGGACTTCTCCTCGCTGCCCCGGGTGACCACCGACAAGCACTCGACCGGCGGCGTCGGCGACAAGATCACGCTGCCGCTCGCCCCGCTCGTCGCCGCCTGCGGCGCCGCCGTCCCGCAGCTCTCGGGCCGTGGCCTCGGCCACACCGGCGGCACCCTGGACAAGCTGGAGTCCATCCCCGGCTGGCGGGCCGCGCTCAGCAACGACGAGATGCTCGGCGTGCTGGCCGACGTCGGCTCCGTCATCTGCGCGGCCGGCGACGGCCTGGCCCCCGCCGACAAGAAGCTGTACGCGCTGCGCGACGTCACCGGGACCGTCGAGTCCCTCCCCCTCATCGCGTCCTCGATCATGTCCAAGAAGATCGCCGAGGGCACGGGTTCGCTGGTCCTGGACGTCAAGGTCGGCTCCGGCGCCTTCATGAAGGACATCGAGGAGGCCCGCGAACTGGCCTCCACCATGGTCGGCCTCGGCACGGACCACGGGGTGCGCACGGTCGCGCTGCTGACCGACATGTCCACGCCGCTCGGGCTGACCGCGGGCAACGCCCTCGAAGTGCGCGAGTCGGTCGAGGTGCTGGCCGGCGGCGGCCCGGCCGACGTGGTCGAGCTGACCGTGGCGCTGGCCCGCGAGATGCTGACGGCGGCCGGGCTGCCCGACGCCGACCCGGCGCGGGCGCTCGCCGACGGCTCGGCCATGGACCACTGGCGCCGGATGATCCTGGCCCAGGGCGGCGACCCGGACGCGGAGTTGCCCGTCGCGCGTGAGCAGCACGTGGTCAACGCCTCCGTCGACGGCGTGCTCACCACCCTGGACGCCTACGCTGTCGGGGTCGCCGCCTGGCGGCTCGGCGCCGGCCGCGCCCGCCGCGACGACCCGGTCCAGGCGGGCGCCGGCGTCGAACTGCACGCCAAGCCGGGCGACCGCATCACCGCTGGTCAGCCGCTGCTGACCCTGCACACCGACACCCCGGAGAAGTTCGGCTACGCCCTTGAGGCCCTCAACGGCGGCGTCCTCATCGCCCCGCCCGAGACGCGGTTCGAGCCGCAGCCGGTGGTGCTGGACCGCATCGGTTAGCGCGCGGACACCGCTGCGGGCGGTGGCGCGTGGGCGCGTCGGCTTGGGCCGGGCGTGGGGGCACGGGTGCGTTGGCTCGGGCGGGGCGTGGGTGGATCGCCCCGGGGGGCGCGCGGGTTCGGAATGCGCTCACACGTTCGAGTGGCGTGGGGCGGCGAACCGGCTCGGGGACCACGGATCGTGCTGGGATGGATGACGTGACCGCACGGGAGCCGCAGGGGGCGGTTCCCGAGGAGGGGGCGTCATGAGTGCGCGACGTAGCGAGCAGGTGCCGGCCATGACCGGCGGGTGGGCCGATCTCGCCCGCGGTTGGGAGGAGTCGGACGCCCCCGAGGGGTGGCGGGCCGAACTCATCGAGGGGGCCGTCACCCTCTCGCCCCCGCCCGACCGCCACCACCATCACGTCCTGGACCAGATCCAACGGCGGTTGTACGCGGCGATCCCGCCGGACTGGGGGGTCTACCAGCGGCTGGGCCTGGCCGTCCCCGAGTGCGAGAGCATCTTCGTCCCCGACCTGGCGGTGGTGTCGAAGCGGGGTGCGCCGCGCGCTGAGCCCACGTCGTACGTCCCCGCCGCCACGGCCCGGATGACGGTCGAGATCACGTCGCGGGCCAGCGCCCACCGGGACCGCACCACCAAGGCCGCCGGCTACGCGCTGGCCGGTGTCCCGCTGTACGTGCTCGTGGACCGATGGGCCCTTCGGGGCCCCGTCGTCACGCTGTACGGGGCCCCGAAGGGGGAGGCGTATCGCGTGCTCAGCGCGGTCGGGTTCGGGGCGGACCTCCACCTCCCCGAACCCTTCGAGATGACCCTCGGCACCGGCGCCTTCGCCACCCGGGCGGCGTGATGGCCGCGCCCGAGGCCGCTTCCGCGACCGCGTTCGCGCGGGGGGACGGCCGCCCGGCGGGCGGGCCGGCGACGCGGCGGGCAGCCTGGTTCCGCTGGTTACCGCGCCGCCGCCAGCGCCCGCCGCTGCGCCAGCGCCTTGCGGGTCGCGTAGAGCGTGATGCTCGCCGCACCGACCATGGCCGCGAGGCCGAGCACGACGGTGCCCTCCCAGCCCGCCGCGTGGAAGGCGATGGCACCCAGCGTGCCGCCCGCGCTGCTGCCCAGGTAGTACGCCGACTGGTAGAGCGCGGACGCCTGCGCGCGGCCCGTCGTGGCGGTGCGGCTGACCGAGGAGGAGGCCACGGCGTGCCCGGCGAAGAAGCCCGCCGTGATCAACACCAGCCCGAGCAGCACCGCGAGCAGCGTGGAGGTCAGCGTGAGCAGCAGGCCGAGCGCCGTGGTGCCCACCGCCAGGTAGAGCGCGCTGCGCCGGCCGAGCCGAGCGACGAGTTGCCCCGCCGCCGCCGAGGACAGGGTCCCGACCAGGTACACAAGGAAGATCGACCCGACCACGCCCTGCGGGAGGTTGAACGGCTCCTCGATCAACCGGTAGCCGATGACGGTGTAGACCGCGCCGAACACGGTCATGAACAGCGCCCCGATCGCGTACAGCCGGCGCAACAGCGGGTCGGCCAGGTGGCCCCCGATGGTGCGGGCCAGTGCGCGGGGTCCGACCGGGTGCGACGTGAAGTGCCGGGCTCGGGGCACCAGGAGCCGGAAGACCACGGCGCACACCGCCGCCAGCAGCCCCACCGCGGCCAGCGCCGCCCGCCAGCCCCACGCCTGGGCGACCCAGCCGGTGAGGATGCGACCGGACATGCCGCCGATGCTGTTGCCCGCGACGAACAGGCCGATCGCCCCGACCAGGGCCTTGCCCCGCACCTCCTCGGCCAGGTACGCCATCGCGGACGCGGGCACCCCGGCCAGCGCCGCGCCCTGGACGGCGCGCAGCGCGACCAGCCAGCCCAGGTTGGGCGCGAACGGCGTGAGCAGAGCGACGACCGCGGCGACGCTCAGCGAGGCGGTCATCAGGGTGCGCCGGCCGAACCGTTCGGAGAGCGCGCTCAGCGGCAGCACGGCGAGCGCGAGGGCGCCGGTCGCGGCCGAGACGGTCCAACTCGCCTGGCCCGGCGAGACGCCCAGGTCACCGGAGATGGCGGGCAGCAGCGCCTGCGTCGAGTAGAGCAGCGCGAAGGTGGAGATGCCGGCCGCCAGCAGCCCGAAGCTCATCCGTCGGTAGCCGGGCCCACCGGGACGCAGCTTGCCGCCGTCGGCGTCGGCCCCCTCGCCCGCACCGCCGGCCGATCCCTGCGCGCGCGGCACGGGCCGACCGGCCTCGTGGTCCTGTTCGGTCGTACGCGCCTTGGCGGGCCCGGAGTTCGGGTTGCTCTCGCGGGCGGCCCGGCCGGGGGCGGGGCGGCAGGGGCGAGGCCCCTGCGGGGTCGGGCGCCGGCGCGCGCGGGAGGCGGCGGCGCGGCAACGGCGCGCGAGGCGACCGGAGTCGGCGGCGGGCTCGGAGACCGGCGCGGCCTGCCGCTCGGGCGCGGCCGTGGCGGGCGACGCGGCGGCGGTCGTGGTGGAACGGGGGAACGGCGCGGTAGAGGCGCCCACACGGAGTTCGGTGGACGCCCCGGTATCAGCAGGAGGCATGTCCACGACCGTAAGCAGGGCGCTCTCATGCGTCCAATGCACAACATCGCGATAATCAATCCCATGGTGCATGAGCGCAGGTCAGCCCGTTCCGTGTCACGTCAGGGAAAGGAAAAAGTCACGTCGGACACACCCACCGCCGCGCGACCGCCGGCCGTGACCCCCACCCGGGCTCCGACCCCGCCCCCGGCCGCCGGCCCGCCTCCGTCCCCGTCCACGCGCCCGGCCTCGTCCGCGTCGGTGCCGGCCGCGACCGGCACCCACGCCGCCTCGTGGGCGGCGGCCCTGGCGCCGAGACTCGTGCAGTTCGCGGCCGTGGCGCGGTACGAGCACGTCACCCGTGCCGCACAGCAACTCGGTGTGCCGCAGTCCACACTGAGCCGGGCCATGGTGCGGCTCGAAGCGGACCTGGGCGTCGCCCTGTTCGCCCGGCACGGCCGTACCGTCTCGCTCACCCCGGCCGGCCACACCTTCCTGGCCTCCACCCAACGGGCGCTGGCCGAGGTGGAGCGGGCCGCGGAGTCGGTGCGCGCCGACGCCGACCCGGCCGCGGGCAAGGTCGCCTTCGGCTTCCTACACACGCTCGGCACCGAGACCGTGCCCGGGCTGCTCCGGGCGTTCCGCGCCGACCATCCGCGGGTGCGCTTCCAACTCGTCCAGAACTACGGCGAGGCGATGCTCGAACGCCTCCGCGCCGGCGACCTCGACCTGTGCCTGACCTCGCCCGTCCCCGACGCCCCGGACCTGGTCGCACGCCGCCTCGACGAGCAGAAACTGCGCCTGGTGGTCCCCGACGACCACCGGCTCGCGCACCGCAAGCGGGTCCGCCTCGCCGAGGCGTCCGGCGAACTCTTCGTCACCCTGGAGCCGGGCTACGGGCTGCGCCGGATCACCGACGCGGTGTGTGCCGAGGCCGGGTTCACGCCGAAGATCGCCTTCGAGGGCGAGGAGGCCGAGACGCTGCGCGGCCTGGTGGCGGCCGGCCTCGGTGTGGCGCTGCTCCCACCTCCCGCGGTGCCGAGGCCCGGCGTGGTGGAGCTGACGGTCACGGCACCGCGCGCGGTTCGCGAGATCGGCGTGGCCTGGCTTGACGGGCACCCGGACACGCCGCCGGTGACCGCCTTCAAGCGCTTCCTGCTCAGCCGCCGAGGCCAACTCCTGCCCCGCTGACGGTCGCCGCCGATGTCCGCGCTGACGCCCTCGCTGCCCGGCCGTCCGGCCGGCGTCCCGCGCCGCGCGGCGGCTAGGACTTCTCGGCCAGCAGCGGCTTGAGGGCCTCGCGCAGGTCGTCCTCGCCGACCGGGCTGAGCGCGCGGGCGGCGATCTTGCCGTCGCGGTCGATGAAGAGGGTGGACGGGATGCCCTGCGGGTTGAAGCTGCCCTTGGGGAAGTGCAGCGCCAACTTGCCCGTCGGGTCGTGCCAGCTCGGGTAGCGCACCCCGAGTTCCTTCTCGAACTTGAGGCCCTGGGCCTTCTCGTGGTCGCTGTTCAGGCCGATGAACGCCACGTCGTCCTTGGTCTCGGCGGCGACCTTGACCAGGCTCGGGGTCTCGGCGCGACACGGCGGGCACCAGGAGGCCCACAGGTTGATCGCGACCACCTTGCCCCGGTAGTCGGCGAGCCGGAGCCGTTCGCCGTCCAGCGCGGCCCCGGAGATGTCAGGCGCGGCCTGACGGTCGGCCTTGGCCACGGTCTCGATGGTGCTGGACCCGTTGCGGGTGAAGGTGGCCTTGCCCGACGAGCTACCGCTGCCGCACCCGGTGAGCGCCACGGTGGCGGCGAGCGCGCCGGACATCAGGCCGGCCGCGCGGGCAAGCGCGGTGCGACGGCTGCGGACACGGGTGCGGGAAACCGGCCGGCGGTGAGGCATGCCGACAAGTCTTCCATGCGCCCCGCACCCACCCCCGTGCGCCCCACCCCCCTACGCCGCGCGCCTCGGCCACGCTGCCGCACCACCATCCCCGCACCGCTGCTGACCCCCCGCCGCCGGGCCACTGCCGAGTCGTCACCGAGCTCCCGCCGAGTCGTCGCCGCGCCCCGGTGCCGCCCTGCGAGCCCCGCCGCCCCCCACCCCCTGCGGCGCCCGCCGGCCCGGCTCCCAGCCAAGCCCACGGGCTCGGCTCCCGCCTCGCTCCCGGCCCGGGCTACCGCCGCAGCGAGGAGCCGAAGCCCGCCGCGAGCGGCATCCGCAGGCCGAGCGGGGGCGGGGCGGCCAGCGCGTCCGCCAGTGGACGCGCGTAGTCCTGGTCGAAGAGGGAGCCCAGCGCGAAGTCGGCGGCGAGCGCGTACACCTCCTGCCGGTGGTGGTGGAGGCGGTGGCCGTCGGTGTGCACCTCGAAGCGGCACACCGTGTTGTTGATCTTCTTGGCCCGCTCGACGAGCCGGTAAGAGAGTTCGGGATCGGTGTGCTCGTCGTTGCTGCCGTGCACGACGAGCACCTGTCTGCCCGCCAGGTGCTTGACCGGGTCCGGGCTCAGCGTGGCCTCCGGGCTCGGTAGCCACGGGGCGATGGCCAGGACCGAGCCCACGGCCGAGTGTCCCGCCGCGAGCAGCACGGCCCGCGCTCCCATGCCCATCCCGACCAGGCAGATCGGCACGTCCCCGTAGCGCCGTACCACCTCGTCCACGGCCCACTCGGCGTCCGCGACGGGGTCCGCGGCCGACCCGTTCCAGCCGCGACATCGATAGCGGACGACGTGTGCCGTCAGCCCCTCCGGCCGCCCCGCCTTCGCCAGCCCGCGCGCGAGCGGCCACATCGCCGCGGCCGACAGCGCGGTCGGCCGTCGGGTTCCGGTTGGCGTACCGTCGGGCAGCAGCAGCGCCACCCCACCGACGGCCTTCCCCTCCGCCGCCACCCCCACGGGCCGCCCCAGCCGGGCGCTTCGATCCGGTCGTTCCGGCAACGCTTGCTGAGCCATGTCAGAACGATGGCAGAAGCAACGGTGTACTCCACTACGCAGACTGGTCACTGTTCCGTATCTATCCAGCCGGTTACCCCGGGCGATCTACGCGCGTAGGGGCTATGGTGCGCAGATGACGAGCGAGAACACCCAGCAACCCAACCCGGAGCAGATCCGGCGCGCCCCCAAGGTGCTGCTGCACGACCACCTCGACGGCGGGCTGCGCCCGGCCACCATCGTCGAACTGGCCCGGGAGAACGGCTACGAGGGGCTGCCCGAGACCGACCCCACCGCACTCGGCACCTGGTTCCGCGCGGCGGCCGATTCCGGTTCGCTCGAACGCTACTTGGAGACCTTCGCCCACACCTGCGCCGTCCTCCAGACCGTGCAGGCGCTGCGCCGGGTAGCGGCCGAGTGCGCCGAGGACCTCGCCGCCGACGGCGTCGTCTACGCAGAGGTGCGCTACGCCCCCGAGCAGCACCTGGAGCAGGGGCTGACCCTGGAGCAGGTGGTCGAGGCGGTCAACGAGGGCTTCCGCGAGGGCGAGCGCCGGGCGCGCGCGGCCGGTCACCGCATCCGGGTGGGCGCGCTGCTCACCGCGATGCGGCACGCCGCCCGCTCGCTGGAGATCGCCGAACTGGCCAACCGCTACCGCGACCTGGGCGTCGTCGGCTTCGACATCGCGGGCGCCGAGGCGGGCTTCCCGCCCACCCGACACCTGGACGCGTTCGAGTACCTCAAGCGCGAGAACAACCACTTCACCATCCACGCCGGCGAGGCGTTCGGCCTGCCGTCGATCTGGCAGGCGCTCCAGTGGTGCGGCGCCGACCGGCTCGGCCACGGGGTGCGGATCATCGACGACATCCACGTGTCCGAGGACGGCGGCATCAAGCTCGGCCGGCTCGCGAGCTACGTGCG includes these proteins:
- a CDS encoding cytidine deaminase, whose amino-acid sequence is MTEAPDTLAPLPESAWQELRQRAREAMSRAYAPYSGFPVGAAALVDDGRTVSGCNVENAAYGVALCAECGLVSALFASGGGRLTAFTCCDREGRILMPCGRCRQLLWEHGGPWLRMDTARGVRPLAELLPDAFGAADLERAAAPGPGADPEPGAESGPGADLER
- a CDS encoding ABC transporter permease — its product is MKKFDKERVLLAIAAPALALVAAFTVTALVLLATGKEPFNAFGVMFEYGSKADSQVYILNKATTYYLAGLAVAIGFRMNLFNIGVDGQYRLSAFIAAAAGGAMNLPGLVQIPLIILVAMLVGAMWASIAGLLKVYRGVSEVISTIMLNSLATALISYLLVDGRLGVLDPDTNIVSTEPLPESSHFFTIPAGGDLDPVWGFLVVAVLAGFAFWFVLGRTRFGFDLRSVGRSEPAAQASGVGVKRMIVTSMVLSGAMAGLVGMPTVLNDTHQFTADFPLGVGFTGIAVALLGRNHPVGIALGALLWGFLERGANRLEFEGYDKEIVGVMQGVIVLCVVIAYELVRRFGIKRQQQRVGAELAQQAVNLTKREVAQ
- a CDS encoding ABC transporter ATP-binding protein; the encoded protein is MKAASAPTGEPPAGEEHPYAVELRGITKRFPGVVANHDIDISVRRGTVHALVGENGAGKSTLMKILYGMQRPDEGTIALHGEQVELHSPADAIARRVGMVHQHFMLADYLTVLENIVLGAEKLHGIGARARARVREISEAYGLGVRPDALVEDLGVADRQRVEILKVLYRGARVLILDEPTAVLVPQEVDALFDNLRELTAEGLTVIFISHKLGEVLSVADDITVIRRGTTVASVEPSQTTAKQLAELMVGSELPSPQTCESTVTDVELLRVADLRLSAVDADGVSRPVLDGIDLTIHKGEVLGIAGVEGNGQAELVEAIMGMRDPDGGTITLDGRDISHAPTRARREGGIGYIPEDRHRHALLLEAPLWENRILGHVTEAPNSRGWLLDPRAARRDTERIVAEYDVRTPGIEVTAASLSGGNQQKLIVGREMSHLPKLLIAAHPTRGVDVGAQAQIWDQIRAARGEGLAVLLISADLDELIGLSDTLRVMYRGRLVADADPASITPEELGSAMTGAASGHLEHPTDGPGEGR
- a CDS encoding BMP family ABC transporter substrate-binding protein, with product MRRASKIAVAGIATAALAFSATACGSSSEEGDKDKGIGLAYDVGGRGDHSFNDSAAKGFDKAKKDLKVGGKEMTAKNTDTEADRYQKLADLAEAGYNPVIGVGYAYTPSLAKAAKKYKDTDFAIVDSVVEAKNVASLVSAEQEGSYLAGVAAALKSKSGKVGFIGGTNSALIKKFAAGYVQGVKETNPKATVDVQWVTPGSTDGFGLPDRGKDIAEGMLDKNIDVIYSAAGGSGSGAIEATAKKKGAWSIGVDGDQYYEKGLADYKNSILTSVVKNVDGSVYDFIVSVLKDKKAMTGVQTYDLKQGGVSLSYSGGFLDDIKPKIEETKKKIIAGDIKVKSTYAG
- a CDS encoding ABC transporter permease, with the protein product MSGAPTLTKTPKGPPGASRTAGGRLSFAKVLLIIAGALITLSVVREIIDQVASGQTPAFNNITSSGQIAAGLSMAVPIGLAGLGGLWAERAGVVNIGLEGMMILGTFFGAWAGYQWGPWTGVLAGVLGGAIGGLVHAVATVTFGVDHIISGVAINILALGATSYLAKRWFEPLADEGGSPKQSPQVDDIQQFTVPGLADWLADLEKHHWFLVSDVAGILGGLVTDISALTVLAIALFAGTFLVLWKTSFGLRLRSCGENPTAAESLGVNVYFYKYAAVVTSGALAGLGGVFLALVRSHIYNEGQTGGRGYIGLAAMLFGNWRPGGLAMGAGLFGYSDALQLRSGGTTVHALILLVALGLLALAVWRLTRQHYIAAGLSGLAAALLIVWYAMTDSVPNELVGATPYIVTLLVMALAAQRLRMPKANNRPYRRGQGG